Proteins encoded together in one Vitis vinifera cultivar Pinot Noir 40024 chromosome 4, ASM3070453v1 window:
- the LOC100853090 gene encoding uncharacterized protein LOC100853090, which produces MEMEMERSSSMSLRVIQQAKEELEMLEAQHPNRFHSLKLDLKSFIFLHSQNLFLNSNCNSNTSSSSPSSSQCPHHKMPSATSSFATTQASSNSSRKRKRGIFDDEESNQKFQRVDGDRVDVVLKRAEVCLQKIQDLKTNFFCS; this is translated from the exons atggaaatggaaatggagAGGTCATCGTCAATGTCACTGAGGGTGATACAGCAGGCCAAAGAGGAGTTAGAGATGCTTGAAGCTCAGCATCCCAATAGATTCCATTCCCTCAAACTTGACCTCAAGTCCTTCATCTTCCTTCATTCCCAAAACCTCTTCCTCAACAGCAACTGCAACAGCAACACCTCTTCTTcatctccttcttcttctcaaTGCCCACACCACAAAATGCCCTCTGCCACCTCTTCCTTTGCCACCACACAAg CATCAAGCAACAGTAGcaggaagaggaagagaggcATTTTTGATGACGAAGAATCTAATCAGAAATTTCAAAGGGTTGATGGAGATAGGGTTGATGTGGTTCTCAAGAGAGCTGAAGTCTGCCTCCAAAAGATTCAGGACTTGAAAACCAACTTCTTCTGCAGTTGA